The Pseudomonas orientalis genome contains a region encoding:
- a CDS encoding OmpH family outer membrane protein, whose protein sequence is MRKLTQLVLLATVLVTTPAFAEMKIAVLNYQMALLESDAAKRYAVDAEKKFGPQLTKLKTLESSAKGIQDRLVAGGDKMQQGERERLELEFKQKARDYQFQSKELNEAKAVADREMLKQLKPKLDSAVEEVIKKGAFDLVFERGAVIDVKPQYDITRQVIERMNQLK, encoded by the coding sequence GTGCGTAAGTTGACTCAATTGGTCCTGCTGGCCACTGTGCTGGTAACCACCCCGGCCTTCGCCGAAATGAAAATTGCCGTGCTGAACTATCAGATGGCCCTTCTGGAATCTGACGCGGCCAAGCGTTACGCCGTGGATGCCGAGAAGAAATTCGGTCCGCAACTGACCAAGCTCAAGACTCTGGAAAGCAGCGCCAAGGGCATCCAGGACCGTCTGGTTGCCGGTGGCGACAAGATGCAGCAAGGCGAGCGCGAGCGTCTGGAGCTTGAGTTCAAGCAAAAGGCCCGTGACTACCAGTTCCAGTCCAAGGAACTGAACGAAGCCAAGGCGGTTGCCGACCGCGAAATGCTCAAGCAGCTCAAGCCCAAGCTCGACAGCGCCGTGGAAGAAGTCATCAAGAAGGGTGCCTTTGACCTGGTGTTCGAACGTGGCGCCGTGATTGACGTCAAGCCTCAATACGACATCACCCGCCAGGTGATCGAGCGCATGAACCAGCTGAAGTAA
- the fabZ gene encoding 3-hydroxyacyl-ACP dehydratase FabZ — protein MMDINEIREYLPHRYPFLLVDRVVDLNVEEKRIRAYKNVSINEPFFNGHFPAHPIMPGVLIIEAMAQAAGILGFKMLDLKPADGTLYYFVGSDKLRFRNPVTPGDQLILEAKFISCKRQIWKFECQASVDGKPVCSAEIICAERKL, from the coding sequence ATGATGGACATCAACGAGATTCGCGAATACCTGCCTCACCGTTATCCGTTCCTGCTGGTGGATCGTGTAGTGGACCTCAATGTTGAGGAAAAGCGCATTCGTGCCTATAAGAATGTCAGCATCAACGAACCGTTTTTCAATGGCCACTTTCCTGCGCATCCCATCATGCCGGGTGTGTTGATCATCGAAGCAATGGCCCAGGCTGCCGGTATCCTTGGTTTCAAAATGCTTGACCTCAAGCCTGCTGACGGCACGCTCTACTATTTCGTGGGCTCGGACAAGTTGCGTTTCCGCAATCCGGTCACTCCGGGCGACCAGTTGATCCTGGAAGCCAAGTTCATCAGCTGCAAGCGCCAGATCTGGAAGTTCGAATGCCAGGCTTCGGTGGATGGCAAGCCGGTGTGCTCTGCCGAGATCATCTGTGCGGAACGCAAACTATGA
- the rnhB gene encoding ribonuclease HII: MSTQMGLDFSLVAQAHELVAGVDEVGRGPLCGAVVTAAVILDPNRPILGLNDSKKLTEARREKLYDEICEKALSWHIARAEVEEIDELNILHATMLAMQRAVEGLHITPRLAMIDGNRCPKLTMRAEAVVQGDSKVPAIAAASILAKVSRDREMAAFELVYPGYGMGGHKGYPTPVHLEALARLGPTPIHRRSFAPVRQAYELRDSLIEV, encoded by the coding sequence ATGAGCACGCAGATGGGCCTGGATTTCAGCCTGGTTGCACAGGCCCATGAACTGGTGGCGGGTGTCGACGAAGTCGGGCGCGGCCCGTTGTGCGGCGCAGTCGTGACGGCGGCAGTGATCCTCGACCCGAACCGTCCGATCCTGGGCCTTAATGATTCGAAAAAACTCACTGAGGCCCGTCGTGAAAAGCTCTATGACGAAATCTGTGAGAAGGCCCTGAGTTGGCACATCGCCCGGGCGGAAGTGGAAGAAATCGACGAGCTGAACATCCTGCACGCCACTATGCTGGCCATGCAGCGTGCGGTTGAAGGGCTGCATATCACGCCCAGGCTCGCGATGATCGACGGCAACCGTTGCCCCAAACTGACGATGCGCGCCGAAGCCGTGGTCCAGGGCGACAGCAAGGTACCGGCCATTGCGGCGGCGTCGATCCTGGCCAAGGTCAGCCGCGACCGCGAAATGGCGGCTTTCGAGTTGGTTTATCCCGGCTACGGCATGGGCGGCCACAAAGGCTACCCGACGCCCGTTCATCTGGAAGCTTTGGCGCGACTCGGTCCTACGCCGATCCATCGCCGCTCGTTCGCCCCGGTGCGTCAGGCTTATGAGTTGCGTGACAGCCTCATCGAGGTCTAG
- the lpxD gene encoding UDP-3-O-(3-hydroxymyristoyl)glucosamine N-acyltransferase, translated as MTATIKLGELAEFLGATLRGSREKEITGLATLQEAGPAQLSFLAKPQYRKYLVDCQAGAVLLTAVDAEGFTGDALVVADPYLAFARASHLFAPKSKASAGIHPSAVIADDAQVDPSASIGAFAVIENGARIGAGVTVGAHCFIGARCEIGVDGWLAPRVTLYHDVRIGERVVLQSGAVIGGEGFGFANSKGIWHKVAHVGGVLIGDDVEIGVNTAVDRGALADTVIGNGVKLDNQIHIAHNVQIGDHTAMAACVGISGSTKIGKHCMLAGGVGLVGHIDICDNVFITGMTMVTHSITEPGSYSSGTAMQPSAEWRKSAARLRQLDDMARRLKQLEKRVGDVTPGGNASSEG; from the coding sequence ATGACTGCGACTATCAAGCTCGGCGAGTTGGCCGAGTTCCTGGGGGCCACCTTGCGTGGCTCCAGGGAGAAGGAAATCACTGGGCTAGCCACCTTGCAGGAGGCTGGCCCAGCTCAGTTGAGCTTCCTGGCGAAGCCCCAATACCGTAAGTATCTGGTCGACTGCCAAGCCGGCGCCGTGTTGCTTACGGCCGTCGATGCCGAAGGGTTTACTGGGGACGCGCTGGTGGTGGCTGACCCTTACCTGGCTTTTGCCCGGGCGTCGCACCTGTTCGCTCCAAAATCCAAGGCCAGCGCTGGTATTCATCCGTCTGCGGTGATCGCCGATGATGCCCAGGTTGATCCCTCGGCCAGCATTGGTGCCTTTGCGGTGATCGAGAACGGCGCACGTATTGGCGCGGGTGTAACGGTCGGCGCTCATTGCTTTATCGGCGCGCGTTGTGAAATCGGTGTCGATGGCTGGCTTGCTCCTCGCGTGACCCTTTACCACGACGTGCGTATCGGTGAGCGGGTGGTTCTGCAGTCGGGCGCTGTGATCGGTGGTGAAGGTTTTGGTTTTGCCAATTCCAAAGGTATTTGGCACAAGGTTGCCCACGTCGGCGGCGTATTGATCGGCGATGACGTGGAAATCGGCGTGAATACTGCCGTCGATCGTGGAGCCTTGGCCGATACGGTCATAGGCAACGGCGTGAAGCTCGACAACCAGATCCATATCGCTCACAACGTGCAGATTGGCGACCACACCGCCATGGCGGCATGCGTGGGCATTTCCGGCAGTACCAAAATCGGCAAGCATTGCATGCTCGCCGGTGGCGTCGGGCTGGTGGGGCATATCGATATTTGCGACAACGTCTTCATCACCGGCATGACCATGGTCACCCACTCGATTACCGAGCCGGGTTCCTATTCTTCCGGTACCGCCATGCAGCCCTCGGCTGAATGGCGCAAGAGTGCAGCACGCTTGCGGCAGCTCGACGACATGGCTCGACGTCTCAAACAGCTGGAAAAGCGTGTTGGGGACGTGACCCCTGGCGGTAATGCTTCATCAGAAGGCTGA
- the tilS gene encoding tRNA lysidine(34) synthetase TilS yields the protein MKPALPARFLQALAPWRDAPAWHIAFSGGLDSTVLLHLLATLAKSETLPPLCAVHVHHGLQAAADAWPAHCQSVCDSQGVRLRILRVQVQPGPSLERAARDARYLAFSGVIGAGEVLLTGQHRDDQAETLLFRLLRGAGVRGLAAMPAQRTLAAGHLVRPLLDVGRVELQAYAHEHHLKWIEDPSNADPRFSRNYLRHHVFPGLAQRWPQVVSSLVRTAEHLREAQGLLDELAVMDQQCADQPSPFPWLPLRSLLLAPLRELPDARQRNALRHWLAPLTRLPDSGHWAGWISLRDAKDDAQPLWRLADGELHRCGDRIWWLPSMWSEFSDASVSWPDAQKPLELPGNGQLKFTGNAPEGPLQVRYRQGGEVIEVPNRGRRDLKRLLNESGLPGFVRGRLPLLYRSEQLLGVPSVAGRWAVPSEGWQLHWMPQTCDQGLS from the coding sequence ATGAAACCGGCTCTGCCCGCCAGGTTCCTGCAAGCCCTGGCCCCCTGGCGCGACGCCCCGGCCTGGCATATCGCTTTCTCTGGTGGGCTCGATTCCACCGTGCTGCTGCATCTTCTGGCCACCCTGGCAAAGTCCGAAACATTACCGCCCCTCTGCGCCGTGCATGTTCATCATGGCCTGCAAGCGGCCGCCGATGCGTGGCCCGCTCATTGCCAGTCGGTCTGCGACAGCCAGGGCGTGCGCTTGCGCATCCTGCGCGTGCAGGTACAACCCGGTCCCAGCCTTGAACGCGCGGCCCGCGACGCGCGTTATCTGGCCTTTTCCGGAGTGATCGGCGCAGGGGAGGTGTTGCTCACCGGACAACATCGCGACGATCAAGCCGAAACCCTGTTGTTCCGCCTGCTGCGCGGTGCGGGCGTGCGTGGGCTTGCCGCAATGCCTGCGCAGCGTACGCTGGCGGCGGGGCATCTGGTGCGGCCGTTGCTGGATGTCGGGCGTGTCGAGCTGCAAGCCTACGCCCACGAACATCACTTGAAGTGGATCGAAGACCCTTCGAACGCCGATCCACGCTTCTCCCGCAATTATCTTCGACACCATGTCTTCCCAGGGCTGGCGCAGCGCTGGCCGCAAGTGGTTTCAAGCCTGGTCCGCACGGCTGAGCATTTGCGAGAAGCCCAGGGTTTGCTCGATGAGCTGGCCGTCATGGACCAGCAGTGCGCCGATCAACCCTCGCCGTTTCCCTGGCTGCCGTTGCGCTCTTTGCTTCTTGCACCCTTGCGCGAGCTTCCCGATGCCCGTCAGCGCAACGCACTGCGCCATTGGCTGGCTCCGCTGACCCGCCTACCCGACAGCGGCCATTGGGCCGGCTGGATTTCTCTGCGCGATGCCAAAGATGATGCGCAGCCCCTGTGGCGTCTGGCCGACGGCGAGCTGCACCGTTGCGGTGACCGCATCTGGTGGTTGCCGTCTATGTGGTCGGAATTTTCCGACGCGTCAGTGAGCTGGCCCGATGCGCAAAAACCACTGGAGTTACCCGGCAACGGTCAGTTGAAGTTCACTGGCAACGCTCCCGAAGGTCCGTTGCAGGTCCGTTACCGACAGGGTGGTGAAGTCATCGAAGTGCCAAATCGCGGTCGGCGCGACCTGAAGCGGCTGCTTAACGAAAGCGGGCTGCCGGGCTTCGTGCGTGGCAGATTGCCGCTGCTGTATCGGAGCGAGCAATTGCTGGGGGTGCCCAGCGTCGCTGGACGCTGGGCAGTGCCAAGTGAGGGCTGGCAATTACATTGGATGCCACAGACCTGCGATCAAGGTTTGAGCTGA
- the lpxB gene encoding lipid-A-disaccharide synthase, with the protein MAKLRIALVAGEASGDILGAGLMRALKVQHPAIEFIGVGGPLMQAEGLTSYFPMERLSVMGLVEVLGRLRELLARRKLLIKTLIDEKPDVFIGIDAPDFTLNIELKLRQAGIKTVHYVSPSVWAWRQKRVLKIREGCDLMLTLLPFEARFYEEKGVPVRFVGHTLADAIPLQADRDAARTELGLAAGPLVALMPGSRGGEVGRLGSLFFDAAERLQALKPGVRFVLPCASPQRRAQIETLLEGRNLPLTLLDGQSHLALAACDAVLIASGTATLEALLYKRPMVVAYRLAPLTFWILKRMVKSPYISLPNLLAQRLLVPELLQDDATPEALAQTLLPLIDGGEEQTRGFDDIHRILRRDASNQAADAVLNLIVHKQEAL; encoded by the coding sequence ATGGCCAAGTTGCGTATCGCATTGGTCGCCGGGGAAGCTTCCGGCGATATTCTCGGCGCCGGCCTGATGCGGGCTCTCAAGGTCCAGCACCCGGCAATCGAATTTATCGGTGTCGGCGGCCCCTTGATGCAGGCTGAAGGCCTCACCTCCTACTTTCCGATGGAGCGCCTGTCGGTCATGGGATTGGTCGAGGTGCTGGGGCGCCTGCGTGAATTGCTCGCTCGGCGCAAGCTGCTGATCAAGACGCTGATCGACGAAAAACCCGACGTCTTTATCGGTATCGATGCCCCGGATTTCACCCTCAATATTGAGCTCAAGCTGCGCCAGGCCGGGATCAAGACTGTGCACTATGTCAGCCCGTCCGTATGGGCGTGGCGGCAAAAGCGTGTGCTGAAGATTCGCGAAGGCTGCGACTTGATGCTGACCCTGCTGCCGTTCGAGGCCAGGTTCTACGAAGAGAAGGGCGTGCCGGTGCGGTTTGTCGGCCATACCCTGGCCGATGCCATTCCTTTGCAGGCTGACCGTGACGCGGCGCGGACCGAGTTGGGGTTGGCCGCCGGCCCGCTGGTCGCGTTGATGCCGGGCAGCCGGGGAGGGGAAGTCGGACGCCTTGGCAGCCTGTTTTTTGATGCCGCCGAACGTCTGCAGGCACTCAAGCCAGGCGTTCGTTTTGTGCTGCCGTGCGCCAGCCCGCAGCGTCGCGCGCAAATTGAAACACTGCTGGAAGGGCGCAACCTGCCCCTGACCCTGCTCGACGGTCAGTCGCACCTGGCCCTGGCCGCTTGCGATGCCGTACTCATCGCGTCGGGCACCGCAACCCTGGAAGCCCTGCTGTACAAGCGTCCGATGGTCGTGGCCTATCGCCTGGCGCCGCTGACCTTCTGGATTCTAAAGCGCATGGTCAAGAGCCCGTATATTTCCTTGCCCAATCTGCTGGCCCAACGGTTGCTGGTGCCGGAGTTGTTGCAGGACGATGCTACGCCCGAAGCGCTTGCGCAAACTCTACTACCCTTGATTGACGGCGGCGAAGAGCAGACCCGTGGTTTCGACGATATTCACCGTATCTTGCGCCGTGATGCATCGAACCAGGCGGCGGATGCCGTGCTGAACTTGATCGTCCATAAACAGGAAGCCTTATGA
- a CDS encoding acetyl-CoA carboxylase carboxyltransferase subunit alpha, producing the protein MNPNFLDFEQPIADLQAKIEELRLVGNDNSLNIGDEIARLQDKSSTLTEDIFGKLTSWQIARLARHPRRPYTLDYIQHIFTEFDELHGDRHFSDDAAIVGGIARLDDQPVMVIGHQKGREVREKVRRNFGMPRPEGYRKACRLMEMAERFKMPILTFIDTPGAYPGIDAEERNQSEAIAWNLRVMARLKTPIIATVIGEGGSGGALAIGVCDQLNMLQYSTYAVISPEGCASILWKTAEKAPDAAEAMGITADRLKGLGIVDKVIAEPLGGAHRDPAAAAATIRAELGSQLAMLKKLDNEALLARRYERLMSYGL; encoded by the coding sequence ATGAACCCGAATTTTCTTGATTTCGAACAGCCGATCGCTGACCTGCAAGCCAAGATCGAAGAGCTGCGCCTGGTCGGCAATGACAATTCGCTGAATATCGGCGATGAGATCGCCCGCCTGCAAGACAAGAGCAGCACGCTCACCGAAGACATCTTCGGCAAGCTGACCAGCTGGCAGATCGCGCGTCTGGCTCGCCATCCGCGCCGTCCTTACACCCTGGACTACATTCAGCACATCTTCACCGAATTCGACGAGCTGCATGGCGACCGCCATTTCTCCGACGACGCGGCCATCGTGGGCGGTATCGCACGCCTGGACGACCAGCCGGTGATGGTGATCGGTCATCAGAAAGGCCGTGAAGTACGTGAAAAAGTGCGTCGCAACTTCGGCATGCCGCGTCCGGAAGGCTACCGCAAAGCGTGCCGCCTGATGGAAATGGCCGAACGCTTCAAGATGCCGATCCTGACGTTCATCGACACCCCGGGTGCTTATCCTGGGATCGACGCCGAAGAGCGCAACCAGAGCGAAGCGATTGCCTGGAACCTGCGCGTCATGGCGCGCCTGAAAACCCCGATCATCGCCACCGTGATCGGTGAAGGCGGTTCCGGCGGTGCATTGGCCATTGGCGTCTGCGACCAACTGAACATGCTGCAATATTCGACCTATGCAGTGATCTCACCGGAAGGTTGCGCCTCGATCCTGTGGAAAACCGCCGAAAAGGCGCCGGACGCTGCCGAAGCCATGGGCATCACCGCGGATCGCCTCAAAGGCCTGGGGATCGTGGACAAAGTGATTGCCGAGCCACTGGGTGGCGCGCACCGTGATCCGGCTGCCGCTGCCGCAACCATCCGCGCCGAACTGGGCTCGCAACTGGCGATGCTCAAGAAGCTGGATAACGAAGCGCTGCTGGCCCGTCGTTATGAGCGCCTGATGAGCTACGGTCTCTAA
- the dnaE gene encoding DNA polymerase III subunit alpha — translation MPASFVHLRLHTEYSLVDGLVRIKPLVKTLVGMNMPAVAVTDQNNMCSLVKFYKNAMGAGIKPICGADLWLSNKDPDNPLSRISLLAMNGVGYRNLTELISRGFIEGQRNGSIIIEREWVAEASEGVIMLSAAKEGEIGIALLGGNPQEAEVLAREWMQVFPDRFYLEVQRTNRPNDEEHLHAAVALADKLGAPLVATNDVRFIKKEDFEAHETRVCIGEGRALDDPRRSKNYSEEQYLKSAEEMAELFSDLPEALENSVEIAKRCNIEVKLGKHFLPNFPIPDGMTIDEYFRKVSFDGLEDRLRVLLPKDTTEDYDAKRQVYVDRLNFELDIIIQMGFPGYFLIVMDFIQWAKNNGVPVGPGRGSGAGSLVAYVQKITDLDPLEYDLLFERFLNPERVSMPDFDVDFCMDGRDRVIEYVAEKYGRNAVSQIITFGSMAAKAVIRDVARVQGKSYGLADRLSKMIPFEVGMTLEKAYEQEEILRDFIKVDEEAAEIWDMARKLEGVVRNVGKHAGGVVIAPTKLTDFSPIYCDEEGDGLVTQFDKDDVEAAGLVKFDFLGLRTLTIIDWALKTINRDRAKVGEEPLDIAFIPLDDKPTYSLLQKAETTAVFQLESRGMKELIKKLKPDCLEDLIALVALFRPGPLQSGMVDDFINRKHGRAELAYPHSDYQYEGLKPVLAPTYGIILYQEQVMQIAQVMAGYTLGGADMLRRAMGKKKPEEMAKQRGGFIEGCATNNIDADLAGNIFDLVEKFAGYGFNKSHSAAYGLVSYQTAWLKAHYPAPFMAAVLSADMHNTDKVVTLIEEVRTMKLRLDAPDVNASEFKFTVNDEGRIIYGLGAIKGVGEGPVEAITEARQDGPFKDLFDFCARVDLKRINKRTLDGLIRSGALDRLGPYFHDEPKAYQANIDRNRAVLLTAMEEAIKAAEQTARTHDSGHADLFGGLFVEEDADVYANHRKAKDLTLKERLKGEKDTLGLYLTGHPIDEYEGEIRRFARQRIIDLKPARDTQTVAGMIIALRVMKNKKGDKMGFITLDDRSGRIEASLFADAFHSAQSLLQTDAMVVVEGEVSNDDFSGGLRLRIKRVMSMEDARTNLAESLRLKVRTDALKGDQLRWLGDLLKRHRGACPVTMEYTGNDAKAMLQFGETWRIDPADGLIQALRDQFGRDNVFLQYR, via the coding sequence ATGCCGGCTTCATTCGTTCATCTACGCCTGCACACTGAATATTCCCTGGTCGACGGCCTGGTGCGGATCAAGCCGCTGGTCAAAACCCTGGTGGGCATGAACATGCCTGCGGTGGCGGTTACCGACCAGAACAACATGTGCTCCCTGGTCAAGTTCTACAAAAACGCCATGGGCGCGGGTATCAAGCCGATCTGCGGCGCCGACCTGTGGTTGTCCAACAAGGACCCGGATAACCCCCTGAGCCGCATCAGCCTGCTGGCGATGAACGGCGTGGGTTACCGCAACCTGACCGAACTGATTTCCCGTGGCTTTATCGAGGGGCAGCGCAATGGCTCGATCATCATCGAGCGCGAGTGGGTGGCCGAAGCCAGCGAAGGCGTGATCATGCTCTCGGCCGCCAAGGAGGGCGAGATCGGTATCGCGCTGCTTGGCGGCAACCCGCAGGAAGCCGAAGTGCTGGCCCGCGAGTGGATGCAGGTCTTTCCCGACCGCTTTTATCTCGAAGTGCAGCGCACCAACCGTCCCAACGATGAAGAGCATCTGCACGCCGCCGTGGCCCTGGCCGACAAGCTGGGCGCGCCGCTGGTGGCGACCAACGATGTGCGCTTTATCAAGAAGGAAGATTTCGAAGCCCACGAAACCCGCGTGTGCATCGGTGAAGGCCGCGCCCTGGACGACCCGCGCCGTTCGAAGAACTACAGCGAAGAGCAGTACCTCAAAAGCGCCGAGGAAATGGCCGAACTGTTCAGCGACCTGCCCGAGGCCTTGGAAAACTCGGTCGAAATCGCCAAGCGCTGCAATATCGAAGTGAAGCTGGGCAAGCACTTCCTGCCCAACTTCCCGATTCCCGATGGCATGACCATCGACGAGTACTTTCGCAAAGTGTCGTTCGACGGCCTTGAGGATCGCCTGCGCGTCCTGTTGCCCAAGGACACCACCGAAGACTACGACGCCAAGCGCCAGGTCTACGTCGACCGGCTGAATTTCGAGCTGGATATCATTATCCAGATGGGGTTCCCCGGTTACTTCCTGATCGTGATGGACTTTATCCAGTGGGCCAAGAACAACGGTGTACCGGTAGGTCCGGGCCGGGGGTCAGGTGCGGGCTCGTTGGTGGCCTACGTGCAGAAGATCACCGACCTTGACCCATTGGAATATGATCTGCTGTTCGAACGCTTCCTGAACCCGGAACGGGTGTCCATGCCCGACTTCGATGTCGACTTCTGCATGGACGGCCGCGACCGCGTGATCGAATACGTGGCCGAGAAGTATGGCCGCAATGCGGTGAGCCAGATCATCACCTTCGGTTCCATGGCCGCCAAGGCCGTAATCCGCGACGTGGCCCGGGTGCAAGGCAAGTCCTACGGCCTGGCCGACCGCCTGTCGAAGATGATCCCTTTCGAAGTCGGCATGACTCTGGAAAAAGCCTACGAGCAGGAAGAAATCCTGCGCGACTTCATCAAGGTTGATGAAGAAGCCGCTGAAATCTGGGACATGGCGCGCAAGCTCGAAGGCGTGGTGCGTAACGTCGGTAAGCACGCCGGCGGCGTGGTGATCGCGCCGACCAAGCTGACGGACTTCTCGCCGATCTACTGCGATGAAGAAGGCGACGGCCTGGTTACCCAGTTCGACAAGGATGACGTGGAGGCGGCCGGCCTGGTGAAGTTCGACTTCCTCGGCCTGCGCACCCTGACGATCATCGACTGGGCGCTCAAGACCATCAACCGCGATCGCGCCAAGGTGGGCGAGGAGCCGCTGGATATCGCGTTCATCCCGCTGGATGACAAACCGACCTACAGCCTGCTGCAGAAAGCCGAAACTACGGCAGTGTTCCAGCTTGAATCCCGGGGCATGAAGGAGCTGATCAAAAAGCTCAAGCCCGACTGCCTGGAAGACCTGATCGCACTGGTGGCCCTGTTCCGTCCGGGGCCGTTGCAGTCCGGCATGGTGGATGACTTCATCAACCGTAAGCACGGCCGCGCCGAACTGGCGTACCCGCACTCCGACTATCAGTACGAAGGCCTCAAGCCGGTACTGGCGCCGACCTACGGCATCATCCTGTATCAGGAACAGGTGATGCAGATTGCCCAGGTCATGGCGGGCTACACCCTCGGCGGCGCGGACATGTTGCGTCGCGCCATGGGTAAAAAGAAACCCGAGGAAATGGCCAAGCAGCGCGGCGGTTTCATTGAGGGCTGCGCCACCAACAATATTGACGCTGACCTGGCGGGTAACATCTTCGACCTGGTGGAGAAGTTCGCCGGTTACGGCTTCAACAAATCCCACTCCGCCGCCTATGGCCTGGTGTCGTACCAGACCGCCTGGCTGAAAGCCCACTATCCGGCGCCGTTCATGGCGGCGGTACTCTCGGCGGATATGCACAACACCGACAAGGTCGTGACCTTGATCGAGGAAGTGCGCACCATGAAGCTGCGCCTCGACGCGCCGGACGTGAACGCCTCTGAGTTCAAGTTCACGGTGAACGACGAAGGCCGCATCATTTATGGCCTCGGCGCGATCAAGGGAGTCGGTGAAGGCCCCGTGGAAGCCATCACCGAGGCGCGTCAGGACGGGCCCTTCAAGGACCTGTTCGACTTCTGCGCGCGGGTCGACCTCAAGCGCATCAACAAACGTACCCTCGACGGCCTGATCCGCAGCGGCGCGCTGGACCGTCTTGGCCCGTACTTCCATGACGAGCCGAAGGCCTACCAGGCCAATATCGACCGCAATCGCGCGGTGTTGCTCACCGCCATGGAAGAAGCGATCAAGGCCGCCGAACAGACCGCCCGGACCCATGACAGCGGCCACGCCGACCTGTTCGGCGGGTTGTTCGTCGAAGAAGACGCGGATGTGTATGCCAACCACCGCAAAGCCAAGGATCTGACCCTCAAGGAACGCCTCAAGGGTGAGAAAGACACCTTGGGCCTGTACCTCACCGGTCACCCGATTGATGAGTACGAAGGCGAGATCCGCCGTTTTGCCCGCCAGCGCATCATCGACCTGAAACCGGCGCGCGATACCCAGACCGTCGCCGGCATGATCATTGCCCTGCGCGTGATGAAAAATAAGAAGGGCGACAAGATGGGCTTCATTACCCTCGATGACCGCTCGGGCCGGATCGAAGCCTCGCTGTTCGCCGACGCGTTCCACTCCGCCCAGTCGCTGCTGCAGACCGACGCCATGGTGGTGGTGGAAGGGGAGGTCAGCAACGACGACTTCTCCGGCGGCCTGCGCCTGCGCATCAAGCGCGTGATGAGCATGGAAGATGCACGCACCAATCTGGCCGAAAGCCTGCGCCTGAAGGTCAGGACCGACGCACTCAAGGGCGATCAGCTACGCTGGTTGGGCGACCTGCTCAAGCGTCACCGTGGCGCGTGTCCGGTGACCATGGAGTACACCGGCAACGACGCCAAGGCCATGTTGCAGTTTGGCGAGACCTGGCGAATTGATCCGGCGGATGGCTTGATTCAAGCATTGCGTGACCAGTTCGGGCGAGACAACGTCTTCCTCCAATACCGTTGA
- the lpxA gene encoding acyl-ACP--UDP-N-acetylglucosamine O-acyltransferase: MSLIDPRAIIDPSAVLAADVEVGPWSIVGAGVEIGEGTVIGPHVILKGPTRIGKHNRIYQFSSVGEDTPDMKYKGEETRLVIGDHNIIREGVTIHRGTVQDRAETTLGDHNLVMAYAHIGHDSVIGNHCILVNNTALAGHVHVDDWAILSGFTLVHQYCHIGAHSFSGMGTAIGKDVPAFVTVFGNPAEARSMNFEGMRRRGFSDDAIQALRRAYKTVYRQGLTVEQALIELAEPAASFPEVAVFRDSIQASTRGITR, encoded by the coding sequence ATGAGTTTGATTGACCCTCGCGCAATCATCGATCCGTCGGCCGTACTGGCCGCCGACGTTGAGGTCGGCCCCTGGTCGATCGTCGGCGCAGGTGTGGAAATCGGCGAGGGGACTGTCATCGGGCCACACGTGATCCTCAAGGGTCCGACCCGCATTGGCAAACACAATCGTATCTACCAGTTTTCCTCGGTAGGCGAAGACACCCCGGACATGAAGTACAAGGGTGAAGAAACACGCCTGGTCATCGGTGACCACAACATCATCCGTGAAGGCGTGACCATTCACCGTGGCACCGTGCAAGACCGCGCCGAGACTACGCTGGGTGATCACAACCTGGTGATGGCCTATGCGCATATCGGCCACGACAGCGTGATAGGCAACCATTGCATCCTGGTCAACAACACCGCGTTGGCCGGGCATGTGCATGTGGATGACTGGGCGATTCTGTCCGGTTTCACCCTGGTGCATCAATACTGCCATATCGGCGCCCACAGCTTTTCCGGCATGGGCACCGCCATCGGCAAGGATGTCCCTGCATTCGTCACAGTGTTCGGCAACCCTGCCGAAGCCCGCAGCATGAATTTCGAAGGCATGCGCCGTCGCGGTTTCAGCGACGACGCAATCCAGGCCCTGCGCCGCGCCTACAAGACGGTTTACCGTCAAGGGCTGACGGTTGAGCAGGCGCTGATCGAACTGGCAGAACCTGCAGCGTCGTTCCCGGAAGTCGCGGTGTTTCGTGACTCGATCCAGGCGTCGACTCGCGGCATTACCCGCTGA